One Pseudomonas sp. C27(2019) DNA window includes the following coding sequences:
- the acnB gene encoding bifunctional aconitate hydratase 2/2-methylisocitrate dehydratase produces MLEAYRKHVAERAELGIVPQPLDSEQTTGLVELLKNPPAGEEEFLLDLVTNRVPAGVDEAAYVKAAFLSAIAKGEATSPLIDKAHAVKLLGTMQGGYNIETLVALLDDAELSELAAAELKHTLLMFDAFHDVAEKAKAGNASAKAVMQSWADGEWFKSRAALEEKITLSVFKVTGETNTDDLSPAPDAWSRPDIPLHALAMLKMERDGITPDEPGKVGPIKQMEALKAKGFPVAYVGDVVGTGSSRKSATNSVLWFFGDDIPNVPNKRAGGFCFGTNIAPIFYNTMEDAGALPIEFDCTNLSMGDVIDVYPYKGEVRRNGSDELVTNFELKTDVLLDEVRAGGRIPLIIGRGLTEKARAELGLEPSGLFKKPVPPAGSDKGFTLAQKMVGRACGLPEGQGVRPGTYCEPKMTTVGSQDTTGPMTRDELKDLACLGFSADLVMQSFCHTSAYPKPIDEITHHTLPDFIMNRGGVSLRPGDGIIHSWLNRMLLPDTVGTGGDSHTRFPIGISFPAGSGLVAFAAATGVMPLDMPESVLVRFKGKMNPGITLRDLVHAIPYYAIQEGHLTVEKKGKKNIFSGRILEIEGLNDLTVEQAFELSDASAERSAAGCTIKLPENVIAEYLQSNITMLRWMISEGYGDTRTIERRAQAMEAWLANPELLQADANAEYSTVIEIDLADIKEPILCAPNDPDDARLLSEVQGRKIDEVFIGSCMTNIGHFRAAGKLLQKVDGKMPTTLWLAPPTRMDKYQLTEEGYYQTYENAGARIEEPGCSLCMGNQARVETGATVVSTSTRNFPNRLGDNTDVFLASAELAAVASITGKLPTVEEYMAYAADIDSMSADVYRYLNFDQMANYTEAAAKATIPVLEI; encoded by the coding sequence GTGCTTGAAGCCTACCGCAAACACGTAGCAGAACGCGCTGAACTGGGCATTGTCCCTCAGCCACTTGATAGCGAACAAACCACTGGTTTAGTTGAGCTACTGAAAAACCCACCTGCTGGCGAAGAAGAGTTCCTACTGGACCTCGTCACTAACCGCGTACCTGCCGGTGTTGACGAAGCCGCTTATGTTAAAGCAGCTTTCTTATCAGCCATTGCTAAAGGTGAAGCCACTTCGCCACTAATCGATAAAGCACACGCTGTTAAATTGCTAGGCACCATGCAAGGTGGCTACAACATCGAAACCTTGGTTGCTTTATTAGACGATGCTGAACTGTCTGAACTAGCTGCCGCTGAACTCAAGCACACTCTGTTGATGTTTGATGCATTCCATGATGTTGCCGAAAAAGCTAAAGCAGGCAATGCTAGCGCTAAAGCAGTGATGCAATCATGGGCTGATGGCGAGTGGTTCAAATCTCGCGCAGCGCTTGAAGAAAAAATCACGCTAAGCGTATTTAAAGTCACCGGCGAAACCAACACCGATGACCTATCCCCTGCTCCTGATGCATGGTCACGTCCTGACATTCCTTTGCACGCATTAGCGATGCTGAAAATGGAGCGTGATGGCATTACTCCGGATGAGCCAGGTAAAGTCGGCCCAATCAAGCAAATGGAAGCACTGAAAGCTAAAGGCTTCCCAGTTGCTTACGTTGGTGACGTTGTTGGTACTGGTTCTTCACGTAAGTCAGCCACCAACTCTGTATTGTGGTTCTTCGGTGACGATATCCCGAACGTACCTAACAAGCGTGCTGGCGGTTTCTGTTTCGGTACTAACATTGCACCTATCTTCTACAACACCATGGAAGATGCTGGCGCACTGCCAATCGAGTTCGATTGCACCAACTTAAGCATGGGCGATGTGATCGACGTTTACCCATACAAAGGTGAAGTACGTCGTAACGGTTCTGACGAGTTAGTGACTAACTTTGAATTAAAAACTGACGTTTTGCTTGATGAAGTACGTGCCGGTGGCCGTATTCCATTGATCATTGGTCGTGGTCTAACTGAGAAAGCACGTGCTGAATTAGGCTTAGAGCCATCAGGCTTGTTCAAAAAGCCGGTTCCACCAGCAGGCAGCGATAAAGGTTTCACCTTAGCGCAAAAAATGGTTGGTCGTGCTTGTGGTTTACCAGAAGGTCAAGGCGTACGCCCTGGCACTTACTGTGAGCCAAAAATGACCACCGTTGGTTCGCAAGACACCACAGGCCCAATGACTCGTGATGAGCTAAAAGACTTAGCCTGCTTAGGTTTCTCTGCAGACCTCGTCATGCAATCATTCTGCCACACCTCAGCCTACCCAAAACCCATTGACGAAATCACGCACCACACCCTGCCTGACTTCATCATGAACCGTGGTGGTGTATCACTGCGTCCAGGTGACGGTATTATCCACAGCTGGTTGAACCGTATGCTGTTGCCTGACACCGTTGGTACCGGTGGTGACTCACACACCCGTTTCCCAATTGGTATCTCCTTCCCTGCAGGTTCAGGCCTTGTTGCGTTCGCAGCAGCCACTGGTGTAATGCCGCTGGATATGCCTGAATCAGTATTGGTTCGCTTTAAAGGTAAAATGAACCCAGGTATCACTTTACGTGACCTTGTTCATGCCATTCCTTACTACGCGATCCAAGAAGGCCACTTGACCGTTGAGAAAAAAGGCAAGAAGAACATCTTCTCTGGCCGTATCCTTGAAATTGAAGGTCTAAACGATCTAACCGTTGAGCAAGCGTTTGAGCTGTCTGACGCATCTGCTGAGCGCTCTGCTGCAGGTTGCACCATCAAGCTGCCAGAGAACGTTATTGCTGAGTACCTGCAGTCCAATATCACCATGCTGCGCTGGATGATCAGCGAAGGTTACGGTGATACCCGCACCATCGAGCGTCGCGCACAAGCGATGGAAGCATGGTTGGCTAACCCTGAGCTGCTGCAAGCTGATGCAAACGCTGAGTACTCAACTGTTATCGAAATTGATCTGGCTGATATTAAAGAGCCGATTCTTTGTGCACCGAACGATCCAGACGATGCGCGCTTACTGTCTGAAGTTCAAGGTCGCAAAATTGATGAAGTATTCATCGGTTCGTGCATGACCAACATCGGCCACTTCCGTGCGGCAGGTAAACTGCTACAGAAAGTTGATGGCAAAATGCCAACAACACTGTGGTTAGCGCCACCAACCCGTATGGACAAGTACCAGCTGACTGAAGAAGGTTACTACCAGACCTACGAGAACGCTGGTGCACGTATCGAAGAGCCAGGCTGCTCACTGTGCATGGGTAACCAAGCACGTGTTGAAACAGGCGCCACTGTCGTTTCAACCTCAACCCGTAACTTCCCGAACCGTTTAGGCGACAACACTGACGTATTCTTGGCTTCTGCTGAGCTTGCGGCAGTTGCCTCAATCACGGGTAAGTTGCCAACTGTTGAAGAGTACATGGCCTACGCAGCAGACATCGACAGCATGTCGGCTGATGTATACCGCTACCTCAACTTCGACCAAATGGCGAACTACACAGAAGCCGCTGCTAAAGCGACTATCCCTGTGCTAGAGATCTAA
- a CDS encoding ZIP family metal transporter, which produces MRTLKGHQEMMQAWRAQARNNPWLTLSFAAIVFIIAVLTLVSIYQGLQLDNFYYALAGGLAGFIATATGALLIYFTQTTSVRTQDSMLGFAAGMMLAASAFSLILPGIEAAQDILQQPFLASAIVALGLGFGTVMMLGLNYLTPHGQASEVLCGPDCQRLNGVWLFVFAIALHNLPEGMAIGISFTHGDLKIGLPLTIAIAIQDIPEGFAVAVALRSVGFSTTKAFLIGAATGVLEPLGAMLGFAMSSSVLLAYPMSMGLAAGAMIFVVCHEVIPETHRNGHQIAASTGLMVGFAVMMFLDTALG; this is translated from the coding sequence ATGCGCACACTTAAAGGCCATCAGGAAATGATGCAGGCGTGGCGAGCACAAGCCCGTAATAATCCTTGGCTCACGCTAAGTTTTGCTGCGATTGTGTTTATCATCGCAGTACTAACTCTCGTCTCTATCTATCAAGGTCTACAACTTGATAATTTTTACTATGCTCTGGCTGGAGGGCTAGCCGGTTTTATCGCCACAGCAACAGGCGCGCTACTGATTTATTTTACCCAAACTACCAGTGTGCGCACACAAGACAGCATGCTAGGTTTTGCTGCAGGCATGATGCTGGCAGCCAGTGCCTTCTCATTAATTTTACCTGGCATTGAAGCCGCCCAAGACATATTGCAACAACCCTTTCTAGCCTCAGCGATTGTCGCTCTGGGCTTGGGTTTTGGCACAGTAATGATGCTTGGTCTTAATTACCTCACACCACACGGCCAAGCCAGCGAAGTGCTGTGCGGTCCAGACTGTCAGCGGCTCAATGGCGTTTGGTTGTTTGTTTTTGCAATTGCCCTGCATAACCTGCCGGAAGGCATGGCGATCGGTATTTCATTTACCCATGGTGATTTAAAGATTGGCCTGCCGCTGACCATAGCCATTGCTATTCAAGATATACCAGAAGGCTTTGCAGTGGCTGTGGCGTTACGCAGTGTTGGCTTCAGCACCACTAAAGCCTTTCTTATAGGCGCTGCAACAGGCGTATTAGAGCCGCTTGGCGCAATGCTAGGTTTTGCGATGTCAAGCAGCGTGCTATTGGCTTACCCAATGAGCATGGGTTTAGCTGCCGGCGCCATGATCTTTGTGGTATGTCACGAAGTGATTCCAGAAACTCACCGCAACGGCCACCAAATAGCAGCTTCGACAGGTTTAATGGTGGGGTTTGCAGTCATGATGTTTCTTGATACTGCGCTAGGCTAG
- a CDS encoding DUF1883 domain-containing protein, with protein sequence MKFVHQREYLKEGDTVVIECSQTCNIRLMSDANFRSFKNGGRHTYHGGAFADFPARIKVPSTGYWNITLDTVTRRAISVTRKVQFTHKIKIVRNKNDRPVTR encoded by the coding sequence ATGAAGTTTGTCCATCAACGCGAGTATTTAAAAGAAGGCGACACAGTCGTTATTGAATGCTCACAAACCTGCAATATCCGCTTAATGAGTGATGCTAATTTTCGTAGTTTCAAAAACGGTGGCCGCCATACTTATCACGGTGGTGCTTTTGCAGACTTTCCTGCGCGTATCAAAGTGCCCAGTACCGGCTACTGGAATATCACCTTAGATACCGTCACCCGTCGAGCGATCAGTGTGACCCGCAAAGTACAGTTCACTCATAAAATAAAAATTGTACGCAATAAAAATGATCGTCCTGTCACGCGCTGA
- a CDS encoding MFS transporter: MHSDNDSLLFTILSSRIGYFIAGFGLAVWAPLVPYVRLHIPMTDATFGLLLLCIGVGSLCCMPASAMLTNRFSIRRCLFVLTLILLCTLLVIATATSLWLIGLALFAFGGSLGVLDVVLNIQGLSVENRANSSMMSNFHGMFSVGTIAGAVLMITLLTLGFSALLSTVAAVLLIFLLSLFAVRGYLDERTLGSSQSFIWPNAWIVLVGLMCFVVYLAEGVILDWSALYLINDKQIATAQAGLGYASFAAMVATGRFLGDGLVRVLGRVRIIVGGGLLAAAGIALSIITDHWGIALLGYALCGLGCANVSPVLISSLSQQTHMPTHLAITAATTIGFAGVLAGPAMMGAVAHYSSLSAAFAVLAGLLLVVAACGPRFK; the protein is encoded by the coding sequence ATGCATTCTGATAACGACTCACTGCTATTTACCATCCTCAGCAGCCGTATCGGCTATTTTATTGCCGGCTTCGGCTTAGCTGTTTGGGCGCCTTTAGTACCCTATGTGCGTTTACACATCCCTATGACAGATGCCACTTTTGGCCTGCTACTGCTGTGTATTGGTGTGGGCTCACTGTGCTGCATGCCAGCCTCAGCAATGCTGACCAACCGTTTTAGCATTCGCCGCTGCTTATTTGTGCTGACGCTGATTTTACTCTGCACCCTACTCGTCATCGCAACCGCAACCTCATTATGGCTGATAGGGCTGGCCTTATTTGCCTTTGGTGGCAGCCTTGGGGTGCTAGATGTCGTCCTTAATATTCAAGGTCTAAGTGTTGAAAATCGCGCTAATAGCAGCATGATGTCGAACTTTCACGGCATGTTTAGTGTCGGTACCATTGCTGGTGCAGTATTGATGATTACTCTACTTACGCTAGGGTTTTCCGCTTTGCTCAGCACTGTGGCTGCTGTACTGCTGATCTTTTTGCTGAGTCTGTTCGCTGTGCGCGGTTATTTAGATGAGCGCACCCTAGGCAGCAGTCAATCCTTTATTTGGCCCAACGCCTGGATTGTGCTGGTGGGCTTAATGTGTTTTGTGGTCTATCTGGCCGAAGGCGTAATACTGGACTGGAGTGCTTTATATCTAATCAATGATAAACAGATTGCCACCGCGCAAGCCGGTCTGGGCTACGCCAGCTTTGCTGCTATGGTCGCCACTGGACGCTTTTTAGGTGATGGCCTTGTGCGCGTATTAGGACGCGTGCGCATTATTGTTGGCGGTGGCTTGTTAGCGGCTGCGGGGATTGCTTTGAGCATCATCACTGATCATTGGGGTATCGCATTATTGGGCTATGCCCTGTGCGGCTTAGGCTGCGCCAATGTGTCACCGGTGTTGATTTCTTCGCTCAGCCAACAAACACACATGCCCACCCACCTAGCCATTACCGCAGCCACCACCATTGGCTTTGCCGGTGTCTTAGCAGGGCCAGCGATGATGGGTGCGGTGGCCCATTACAGCTCACTCAGTGCCGCCTTTGCGGTTTTGGCTGGATTGTTGTTGGTGGTTGCTGCTTGTGGGCCGCGGTTTAAGTAA
- the alaC gene encoding alanine transaminase: MTDIRQPRRFSRIDRLPPYVFNITAELKMAARRRGEDIIDFSMGNPDGSTPPHIVEKLVQTVQRGDTHGYSTSRGIPRLRRAITNWYKKRYEVELDPETEAIVTIGSKEGLAHLMLATLDQGDMVLVPNPSYPIHIYGAVIAGAQVRSVPLIPGVDFFVELEKAIRQSIPKPKMMILGFPSNPTAQCVELDFFERVVALAREHNIIVIHDLAYADIVYDGWTAPSIMQVEGARDVAVEFFTLSKSYNMAGWRVGFMVGNQELVTALARIKSYHDYGSFTPVQVAAIAALEGDQQCVLDIAEKYRQRRNLMVKGLHEIGWMVEKPKASMYIWAKIPDAYAELGSLEFSKKLLAEAKISVSPGVGFGDYGDDYVRFALIENLDRSRQALRGIKAMFRADGLIE, from the coding sequence ATGACTGACATCCGTCAACCACGGCGCTTTTCGCGCATTGATCGCCTGCCACCCTATGTTTTCAATATCACTGCTGAATTAAAGATGGCGGCACGCCGTCGCGGTGAAGATATTATTGATTTCAGCATGGGCAACCCTGACGGCTCAACACCGCCACATATCGTGGAAAAACTGGTGCAAACTGTGCAGCGTGGCGACACCCATGGGTACTCCACTTCTCGTGGTATTCCACGCCTGCGCCGTGCGATTACCAACTGGTACAAAAAACGCTACGAAGTTGAGCTCGATCCAGAGACCGAAGCCATTGTCACCATTGGCTCCAAAGAGGGTTTGGCGCATTTAATGCTGGCCACCTTGGATCAGGGCGATATGGTGCTGGTGCCCAACCCCAGTTACCCAATTCATATTTATGGTGCTGTGATTGCTGGTGCGCAGGTGCGCTCTGTGCCATTGATTCCGGGCGTGGACTTTTTTGTCGAGCTTGAGAAAGCCATCCGTCAGTCCATTCCCAAGCCAAAAATGATGATTCTTGGCTTTCCGTCTAACCCAACAGCGCAATGTGTCGAGCTGGATTTTTTTGAGCGTGTAGTCGCTTTGGCGCGCGAGCACAACATCATTGTCATCCATGATTTAGCCTATGCTGACATCGTGTATGACGGCTGGACTGCCCCTTCCATTATGCAAGTGGAAGGCGCGCGTGATGTTGCTGTCGAGTTTTTCACCCTATCTAAAAGCTACAACATGGCCGGTTGGCGTGTGGGCTTTATGGTGGGCAATCAAGAGCTAGTCACCGCGTTAGCCCGTATTAAAAGCTATCACGATTATGGCTCCTTCACCCCTGTGCAAGTGGCCGCCATTGCAGCGCTGGAAGGTGACCAACAATGCGTGCTGGATATTGCCGAAAAATACCGCCAGCGTCGTAATCTGATGGTCAAAGGTCTGCATGAAATCGGCTGGATGGTAGAGAAACCAAAAGCCTCAATGTACATCTGGGCAAAGATTCCTGATGCCTATGCTGAGCTGGGCTCTTTAGAGTTTTCTAAGAAGTTACTGGCTGAGGCAAAGATCAGTGTTTCGCCTGGGGTGGGCTTTGGTGATTACGGTGATGATTATGTGCGCTTTGCTTTGATCGAAA